One genomic window of Punica granatum isolate Tunisia-2019 chromosome 1, ASM765513v2, whole genome shotgun sequence includes the following:
- the LOC116206962 gene encoding homogentisate phytyltransferase 1, chloroplastic-like gives MFIQGLPEEKGTAFSTYQMIEEQRERIERSRPLVIEQIEVTEQRRRGKIPLAIRSLSSKMKRNPMKRSSKMKIDNNHKLLWNLERTGRRRRKNPLRPYFQEGQLANSVDILNKNSAEYHLNQPQQRPRLYLRSSRTYLVNAYLQPPLESQPGAKYKTNNPWNSIKNAADTFYQFSRPHTVKGTVFSIISVSLLAVEKMSDLNPLFFTKLLQAVIAALLMNTYVVGLNQLTDIDIDKVNKPYLPLASGEYSVGTGVMIVTSSLTMSFWLGWVVGSWPLFVALFVHFVLGTAYSINLPLLRWKRSPVAAAMCILIVRALSNPTTYFLNMQIQVYERPVVFPRSLILATAVMTFFSIVIALFKDIPDIDGDKIFGIQSFTVRMGQKWVFWICISLLEMAYVVAILVGSISPCLWNKVITVLGHSVLATTLWARAKSLDLKSKAAITYRT, from the exons ATGTTCATACAAGGCCTCCCCGAAGAGAAAGGAACCGCTTTTTCCACTTACCAGATGATTGAAGAACAACGGGAGAGAATTGAGAGATCGAGGCCACTGGTGATTGAGCAAATTGAAGTCACTGAacagagaagaagaggaaagattCCGCTCGCAATTCGGTCACTGAGTtcgaagatgaagaggaatCCGATGAAGAGGAGCTCGAAGATGAAGATTgacaacaatcacaagctgcTCTGGAACCTGGAACGAACTGGAAGACGAAG GAGAAAGAATCCGTTGAGGCCATACTTTCAGGAAGGCCAACTTGCCAA TTCAGTGGACATCCTCAACAAGAACTCTGCAGAATATCATCTTAACCAACCCCAACAGAGACCCAGACTTTACCTCCGGAGCAGCAGAACTTACTTGGTTAATGCGTATTTGCAGCCACCATTGGAATCTCAGCCTGGGGCTAAATACAAAACTAATAACCCATGGAATTCCATTAAAAATGCTGCCGATACCTTTTACCAGTTTTCTCGGCCTCACACTGTCAAAGGCACA GTTTTCAGCATCATCTCTGTTTCTCTTCTTGCGGTAGAGAAGATGTCCGATTTAAACCCCTTGTTCTTCACTAAATTATTGCAG GCGGTTATTGCTGCCCTCCTGATGAATACATATGTCGTTGGTTTGAATCAATTGACCGACATTGACATAGACAAG GTCAATAAGCCCTATCTTCCATTGGCATCGGGAGAATACTCTGTTGGAACTGGTGTCATGATCGTTACATCTTCTTTGACTATG AGCTTTTGGCTTGGATGGGTTGTTGGTTCATGGCCCTTGTTCGTGGCCCTTTTCGTTCATTTTGTGCTCGGCACAGCTTATTCAATCAAT TTGCCACTACTGAGATGGAAAAGATCTCCAGTTGCTGCTGCAATGTGCATTCTAATTGTTCGGGCCCTGAGCAACCCAACAACATATTTCCTGAACATGCAG ATTCAAGTGTATGAGAGACCAGTTGTCTTTCCGCGCTCGTTGATATTGGCCACTGCAGTCATGACCTTCTTCTCTATTGTTATCGCATTATTTAAG GATATCCCCGACATTGATGGAGATAAAATATTCGGGATCCAGTCTTTCACTGTACGTATGGGGCAAAAGTGG GTGTTTTGGATATGTATATCACTCCTCGAAATGGCTTATGTTGTTGCCATTCTTGTAGGGTCGATATCTCCCTGTCTTTGGAACAAAGTCATCACG GTTTTGGGTCATTCTGTATTGGCCACCACACTGTGGGCACGGGCAAAGTCTCTTGATCTCAAGAGCAAGGCCGCAATAACTTACCGAACTTGA
- the LOC116192256 gene encoding geraniol 8-hydroxylase-like: MDFLLLILGLCLSWWLLLALLYVTKRGNLSKVGKLPPGPRPLPLIGNLLELGSLPHMSLTKLASAHGPIMSLKLGRVTTVVVSSAPMAREILQTHDVSFSNRLIPDTITALQQDELGLPWIPVAPLWRNLRRICNVHLFAPKTLDSSQQIRRRKIQELLDYIGKYSETGSSVDIGEAGFTTTLNLLGNTTVSVDLADPTSESAKEFKELVWQIMVEAGKPNLADYFPVLKRLDPQGARRRMTGYFGRMFDVFDRIINERLQVREIPGSVRKNDMLDTLLELSENKEEGMDLFLMKHLFLDLFAAGTDTTSSTLEWAMAELLRNPDKLLKAQAELEQVIGRGNPVEESDIARLTYLQATVKETFRMHPAVPLLLPRRAGATVQVGSYTIPEGTQILVNVWAVGRDPDTWKDPNQFIPERFLGLDIDVKGQNFGLLPFGGGRRTCPGLPLAIRMLHLMLGSLLNSFNWELEDGVSPETMDMGEMFGLTLKKAQPVRAVPLMVTK, from the exons atggacTTCTTGCTGTTGATTTTGGGGCTGTGCCTCTCCTGGTGGTTGCTCCTAGCCCTCCTCTACGTTACAAAGAGAGGCAATTTGAGCAAAGTTGGGAAGCTGCCACCAGGTCCAAGGCCGCTCCCGTTGATCGGGAACCTCCTCGAGCTCGGGTCCCTACCCCACATGTCTCTAACAAAGCTTGCTAGTGCCCACGGTCCCATCATGAGCCTCAAGCTGGGCCGCGTCACCACTGTGGTCGTCTCCTCGGCCCCAATGGCACGAGAGATCCTCCAGACCCATGACGTCTCCTTCTCCAACCGCCTGATCCCTGATACTATAACAGCTCTCCAACAGGATGAGCTCGGGTTACCTTGGATCCCAGTTGCTCCGCTCTGGAGGAACCTCCGCCGGATTTGCAACGTCCACCTTTTTGCGCCCAAGACCCTTGACTCAAGCCAACAAATTCGCCGCCGAAAAATCCAG GAACTCCTGGATTACATCGGGAAGTACAGTGAGACTGGAAGCTCGGTGGACATTGGCGAGGCGGGATTCACGACTACGCTTAACCTTCTGGGAAACACGACCGTCTCAGTGGACCTGGCGGACCCCACCTCGGAGTCGGCCAAGGAGTTCAAGGAGTTAGTGTGGCAGATCATGGTGGAGGCGGGGAAGCCAAACCTGGCGGACTACTTCCCAGTGCTCAAGAGGTTGGACCCACAGGGTGCGAGGCGGAGGATGACTGGTTACTTCGGGCGGATGTTCGATGTTTTCGATAGGATCATCAATGAGAGGCTGCAGGTCAGGGAGATCCCTGGCTCGGTCAGGAAGAACGATATGCTGGATACTCTGCTTGAGCTTAGTGAAAATAAAGAGGAGGGCATGGATCTATTTCTCATGAAGCACCTGTTCCTC GACCTCTTTGCTGCGGGGACTGATACCACTTCAAGCACGTTGGAGTGGGCGATGGCTGAGCTGCTTCGCAATCCCGACAAGCTATTGAAAGCACAGGCCGAGCTCGAACAGGTGATTGGCCGGGGGAACCCTGTTGAGGAATCTGACATTGCTCGACTAACGTACTTACAGGCAACGGTGAAGGAGACCTTCCGGATGCACCCAGCCGTCCCATTGCTCCTCCCCCGTAGGGCTGGAGCCACTGTGCAGGTCGGCAGCTACACCATCCCTGAGGGCACACAAATCCTGGTCAATGTCTGGGCCGTAGGCAGAGATCCGGACACGTGGAAGGACCCGAACCAGTTTATTCCGGAGAGGTTCTTGGGACTGGACATTGACGTCAAGGGACAGAACTTCGGGCTCTTGCCTTTTGGCGGAGGGCGGAGAACATGCCCGGGTCTACCGTTGGCTATAAGAATGTTGCACCTGATGCTCGGTTCACTCCTTAACTCCTTCAATTGGGAGCTCGAAGATGGGGTTTCTCCGGAAACCATGGATATGGGGGAGATGTTCGGGCTCACCTTAAAAAAGGCTCAACCAGTCCGCGCCGTGCCTTTAATGGTCACGAAATAA
- the LOC116206953 gene encoding uncharacterized protein LOC116206953 produces MNSTGASSSNTPTPTPPNRESTPSSSIPKDINRGKSDPAWAHCKEVPSASGRNGLLYLYCSKVLSDGCINRFKQHLAGLKGNAEACRKVLVAIRFRMQEHLARHMMEKKRKRDMLYEQNPYAPLFEHDEEIVEMTPLHSKAKGKATQDTKSKAALSNKMKINLYFEARTTPGAQRTLKSVLQSKEVTEKCDLAISKWMLATSIPFNTVNSPYYQQAIDAIASMGAGYKGLGFHDLRGYLLTKNVKEGIVFLKSVDTSDASKTGEMLYKLFREVVLFVGQENVVHFVTDNAANYVVVGRLLEQEFRTIFWSPCAAHCINLILSDIGKLDESILAQQNALRAMLTSSEWTSSSNAKETIVQISEPLICVLRIVDSDERPAMGFLLEAIFKAREEMLKRFNKRKKKIESYINILDTRWDKQLHKNLHAAGYWLNPKYQYDLTEMEKNRGTVSGLLDVIERYSYGKPSLQTKLTSEMKIFKNAEGDFGRVSAVSDRIVIAPEDEPPALSNEELRTFRRALQMCIQENGNDDSLDLNLEDLDMDDGAEDNIDGGNVNDRVQDNPLFEAPEAPHDVAAKDNICGNYGEDWSAWNC; encoded by the exons ATGAATTCTACTGGTGCTAGCAGCAGCAACACACCCACTCCTACGCCACCTAATAGAGAATCCACTCCAAGTTCTTCGATACCAAAAGACATTAATAGAGGAAAATCTGATCCGGCATGGGCACATTGCAAGGAAGTGCCGTCAGCAAGTGGAAGGAATGGGCTGCTATACTTGTATTGCTCAAAAGTTCTCTCCGATGGCTGTATAAATCGGTTTAAACAACATTTGGCAGGATTAAAAGGGAATGCAGAGGCATGTCGGAAGGTACTAGTTGCTATTCGATTTAGAATGCAGGAACATCTGGCGAGGCACAtgatggaaaagaaaaggaagcgTGATATGTTATATGAGCAAAATCCATATGCTCCACTCTTTGAGCATGATGAGGAGATAGTAGAAATGACACCTCTCCATTCAAAAGCAAAAGGGAAGGCAACTCAAGATACCAAATCAAAGGCAGCGCTGTCAAACaagatgaaaattaatttgtacTTTGAAGCGAGAACAACACCGGGAGCTCAAAGGACACTCAAGAGTGTTTTGCAAAGCAAAGAAGTCACCGAGAAGTGTGATCTTGCCATTTCTAAGTGGATGCTGGCTACAAGTATACCGTTTAATACGGTTAATTCTCCTTATTACCAACAAGCAATCGATGCCATTGCTAGCATGGGGGCAGGTTATAAAGGTTTGGGCTTTCATGATCTTCGGGGATACTTATTGACAAAAAATGTTAAGGAG GGAATTGTTTTCTTGAAGTCTGTCGATACTTCAGATGCTTCGAAGACTGGAGAGATGCTTTACAAATTATTCAGAGAGGTGGTCTTATTTGTTGGTCAAGAGAATGTCGTTCACTTTGTGACTGACAATGCCGCTAACTACGTGGTTGTTGGTCGCTTGTTGGAGCAGGAATTCAGGACAATATTTTGGTCTCCTTGTGCGGCTCATTGcattaatttaattctcaGTGATATTGGTAAATTGGACGAG AGTATTTTGGCACAACAGAATGCTCTAAGGGCTATGTTAACATCTAGTGAATGGACTAGTTCAAGCAATGCAAAGGAAA CCATAGTGCAAATTAGTGAGCCTCTTATTTGCGTGTTACGTATTGTTGATAGCGATGAAAGGCCTGCTATGGGATTTTTGCTTGAAGCAATTTTCAAAGCTAGAGAAGAGATGTTGAAAAGATTCaataagagaaagaaaaagattgaGTCATATATCAACATTCTTGATACTCGATGGGATAAGCAACTGCACAAGAATTTGCATGCAGCTGGGTATTGGTTGAATCCCAAATATCAATATGACTTGACCGAGATGGAGAAGAATAGAGGAACGGTTTCCGGTTTACTGGATGTCATAGAGAGATACTCTTATGGGAAGCCCTCATTGCAGACAAAACTAACaagtgaaatgaaaatttttaaaaatgctGAAGGTGATTTTGGACGAGTATCCGCAGTATCCGATCGCATCGTGATAGCCCCGG AGGATGAGCCACCAGCCCTATCAAATGAAGAATTGCGAACATTTAGGCGGGCTTTACAAATGTGCATtcaagaaaatggaaatgatG ATTCGTTGGATTTGAATTTGGAAGATCTTGATATGGATGATGGGGCCGAAGATAATATTGATGGAGGGAATGTCAATGACCGAGTCCAAGATAATCCATTGTTTGAAGCTCCTGAAGCACCACATGATGTTGCAGCTAAAGACAATATCTGTGGAAATTATGGTGAAGATTGGAGTGCATGGAATTGCTAA